One genomic region from Granulimonas faecalis encodes:
- a CDS encoding methylenetetrahydrofolate reductase produces the protein MTADRTVAQIFRDFRQPVSFEIFPPKGELSAEEARSLAADLAPLDPAFVSVTYSAGGSGNAGPTVEVASMIQRDHGIPTVAHLTCQGLTRAALAEKCAQMRAAGIRNVLALRGDPRPDVGPGDFEHASDMIPFLVDEGFCVGAAAYPEGHISCLDPEVDVAYLRAKQDAGASFLLTQLCFDNEACCRFRERCDKAGVTVPVSFGIMPFMSKSQVSRMVFMCAASMPAAVVKLLARYEDDPEALRAAGVEYACDQLADLAAHGVDGLHVYTMNRPGVAAACAAAARGEGR, from the coding sequence ATGACCGCAGACCGCACCGTAGCCCAGATCTTCCGCGATTTCAGGCAGCCCGTCTCGTTCGAGATCTTCCCGCCCAAGGGGGAGCTCTCCGCCGAGGAGGCCCGCTCCCTGGCCGCCGACCTCGCGCCCCTCGACCCCGCGTTCGTCTCGGTGACCTACTCCGCCGGCGGCTCCGGCAACGCCGGCCCCACCGTGGAGGTCGCCTCCATGATCCAGCGTGACCACGGCATCCCCACGGTGGCCCACCTCACCTGCCAGGGGCTCACCCGCGCCGCTCTGGCCGAGAAGTGCGCCCAGATGCGCGCCGCCGGCATCCGCAACGTGCTCGCCCTGCGCGGCGACCCGCGGCCCGATGTGGGGCCCGGGGACTTCGAGCACGCCAGCGACATGATCCCCTTCCTGGTGGATGAGGGCTTCTGCGTGGGGGCGGCCGCCTACCCCGAGGGGCACATCTCGTGCCTGGACCCTGAGGTGGACGTGGCCTACCTCCGCGCCAAGCAGGACGCCGGCGCGAGCTTCCTCCTCACCCAGCTCTGCTTTGACAACGAGGCCTGCTGCCGCTTCCGCGAGCGCTGCGACAAGGCGGGCGTCACGGTGCCCGTCTCCTTCGGCATCATGCCGTTCATGTCCAAGTCCCAGGTGAGCCGCATGGTCTTCATGTGCGCGGCCAGCATGCCCGCGGCCGTGGTCAAGCTCCTGGCCCGCTATGAGGACGACCCCGAGGCCCTGCGCGCGGCCGGCGTGGAGTACGCCTGCGACCAGCTGGCCGACCTCGCGGCCCACGGCGTGGACGGCCTGCACGTCTACACCATGAACCGCCCCGGGGTGGCCGCCGCCTGCGCCGCCGCCGCGCGCGGCGAGGGCCGATGA
- a CDS encoding vitamin B12 dependent-methionine synthase activation domain-containing protein codes for MSAACAAATGILAGAGSFSPDRSEVLRYLGHRGQELGPELEGRLSAVMARAAAEVRPRWVWRACPVAPGPEGFVVGGTGLVLPGRSMEVLLGDARAVALLAVTCGPGPDAVAVRDASRDPVGALVYDACAIDLVEQGADACNDAVDAWAAARGLVPTRRYSPGYGDLPLSVQPALLDALDAGRRLGVTLTESLLMVPMKSVTAVVGIGPA; via the coding sequence ATGAGCGCCGCCTGCGCCGCCGCCACAGGCATCCTGGCGGGCGCGGGGTCGTTCTCGCCCGATCGCTCGGAGGTGCTCCGCTACTTGGGGCACAGGGGGCAGGAGCTGGGCCCCGAGCTGGAGGGGCGCCTCTCGGCCGTCATGGCCCGCGCCGCCGCCGAGGTGCGCCCCCGTTGGGTGTGGCGCGCATGCCCCGTGGCGCCGGGCCCCGAGGGGTTCGTCGTGGGCGGCACGGGCCTGGTGCTGCCCGGCCGCTCCATGGAGGTGCTGCTCGGGGACGCCCGGGCCGTGGCGCTCCTGGCCGTGACGTGCGGGCCCGGACCCGACGCCGTGGCCGTCCGCGACGCCTCCCGCGACCCGGTGGGGGCGCTCGTCTACGACGCCTGCGCCATCGACCTCGTGGAGCAGGGCGCCGACGCCTGCAACGACGCCGTGGACGCCTGGGCCGCGGCCCGGGGCCTCGTGCCCACGCGCCGCTACAGCCCCGGCTACGGGGACCTGCCGCTCTCGGTGCAGCCCGCCTTGCTCGACGCCCTGGATGCAGGCCGGCGCCTGGGCGTCACGCTGACCGAGAGCCTGCTGATGGTGCCGATGAAGTCCGTGACGGCCGTGGTGGGGATCGGGCCCGCCTGA